Proteins encoded by one window of Arachis ipaensis cultivar K30076 chromosome B04, Araip1.1, whole genome shotgun sequence:
- the LOC107638457 gene encoding uncharacterized protein LOC107638457: protein MNILSVSRRSLNFVSINQFRQTHLLRRLSTWQFTDNGTVNQQTNKLETPEEFEGRIFGDNPGRSSSVDSFFEKVSRWGKAQDRSKGENSWLDDLEESFDTLSDGMDGKLKNAARYFEYDSDEVEEEDYSFRHDATFWPYTTYELRDLDFTKPGVRKPKPRDEFQITTKEVLSQADFRNVSFLANFITEAGIIIKRSKTGISAKAQRKVAREIKTARAFGLMPFTTMGTKAFISGRTMENVDDDFAYETFGRKMHANPAMEDDYSRERR, encoded by the exons ATGAATATACTCTCAGTTTCACGTAGGTCATTGAATTTTGTTTCGATAAATCAGTTTCGTCAGACACATTTGCTCAGAAGACTTTCTACATGGCAGTTTACTG ATAATGGCACTGTTAATCAGCAAACTAATAAGTTAGAGACTCCGGAGGAGTTTGAGGGGCGGATTTTTGGTGATAATCCTGGGAGAAGTTCTTCAGTTGATTCCTTTTTTGAAAAGGTTTCTCGTTGGGGAAAGGCTCAAGATAGATCTAAAGGTGAAAACTCATGGTTGGATGATCTAGAAGAAAGTTTTGACACATTATCTGATGGAATGGATGGAAAACTGAAGAATGCTGCACGATACTTTGAATATGATTCAGACGAAGTCGAAGAAGAAGACTATTCTTTTCGACATGATGCCACCTTTTGGCCTTACACAACGTATGAATTAAGG gaTCTTGACTTTACAAAACCTGGCGTACGCAAACCCAAACCGAGGGATGAATTCCAAATAACCACGAAAGAAgttcttagtcaggcagatttcaGG AATGTTAGTTTCCTAGCAAACTTCATAACAGAGGCAGGAATAATTATTAAGAGAAGCaag ACTGGCATTAGTGCAAAGGCTCAAAGGAAGGTTGCTAGAGAGATTAAAACTGCTCGTGCTTTTGGCTTGATGCCTTTTACAACAATGGGTACAAAGGCATTTATTTCTGGGAGAACCATGGAGAATGTTGATGATGACTTTGCATATGAGACTTTTGGTAGAAAAATGCATGCCAATCCTGCTATGGAAGATGACTACTCACGAGAGCGTAGATAA
- the LOC107638456 gene encoding trafficking protein particle complex subunit 5, whose product MIGVGKIKQYTNVLDKPLTKGKQEVSLSAFAFLFSELVQYNQTQVDNIGELERRLEDAGYAVGARVLELLCHRDKGNRRETRLLGILSFVHSTVWKVLFGKVADSLEKGTEHEDEYMISEKELLVNRFISIPKDMGTFNCGAFVAGIVRGVLDGAGFPAVVTAHFVPVEGQQRPRTTILIKFAEEVLHREARLG is encoded by the exons ATGATCGGTGTGGGAAAGATAAAGCAGTATACTAATGTCCTTGACAAGCCTCTCACCAAGGGCAAGCAAGAG GTTAGTCTGAGTGCATTTGCGTTCTTGTTCTCTGAGCTTGTCCAGTACAACCAAACTCAGGTTGACAACATTGGCGAGCTTGAACGAAG ACTGGAGGATGCTGGATATGCAGTAGGGGCCCGAGTTCTAGAGCTGCTTTGCCACAGGGATAAG GGAAATAGAAGGGAGACACGACTGTTAGGAATTCTCTCTTTTGTACACAGTACAGTGTGGAAAGTACTATTCGGAAAG GTAGCAGACTCTCTGGAAAAAGGAACTGAACATGAAGATGAATACATGATCAGTGAAAAGGAGCTCCTAGTAAACAG ATTCATTTCTATTCCAAAGGATATGGGAACGTTTAATTGTGGAGCGTTTGTTGCTGGAATAGTACGG GGTGTTCTGGACGGTGCCGGGTTTCCAGCTGTTGTAACTGCTCATTTTGTGCCTGTGGAAGGCCAACAACGACCTAGGACAACCATTTTGATAAAATTTGCTGAAGAG GTGTTGCATAGAGAAGCAAGATTAGGCTGA